In the Flavisolibacter tropicus genome, one interval contains:
- the coaD gene encoding pantetheine-phosphate adenylyltransferase, with protein MKTCLFPGTFDPVTFGHIDIVNRALSLFDKVYVGIGVNVNKQPMFTAEQRSHWFKEIFKDEPKVDVVVYEGLTVDCCKRINANYILRGIRYVSDFEYEKAIADMNRSLDGNIETIFLTCLPQYTSVASTLVRDVIRNGGDVTQFIPPVVHGSIKQMTF; from the coding sequence ATGAAAACCTGTTTATTCCCTGGCACATTTGATCCCGTTACATTTGGTCATATTGATATCGTAAATAGGGCTTTGTCGTTGTTTGATAAGGTTTATGTAGGTATTGGTGTTAATGTCAATAAACAGCCTATGTTTACGGCCGAACAGCGCAGCCACTGGTTTAAGGAGATTTTCAAAGATGAGCCTAAGGTAGATGTAGTGGTTTATGAGGGACTTACAGTAGATTGCTGCAAACGAATTAATGCTAATTATATTCTCAGGGGAATCCGTTATGTCAGTGATTTTGAGTACGAGAAGGCGATTGCAGATATGAACCGCAGCCTGGATGGAAATATAGAAACCATTTTCCTGACCTGTTTGCCCCAGTATACTTCTGTAGCTTCCACTTTGGTTAGGGATGTAATACGCAATGGCGGAGATGTTACACAATTCATTCCGCCAGTGGTGCATGGATCTATAAAACAAATGACTTTCTAA
- a CDS encoding NUDIX hydrolase encodes MQKIYFSTIPLIITSSKKQSTNSKIIENANKARIQSALKDLSQNDQQLVLITENVDQEIEQLKADFTVIQAAGGLAYTPNEEVLLIFRKGKWDLPKGKLDDGEELEACAVREVEEETGIQNVALESFIQRTYHTYQEHGQDILKETFWYYMKAEKQDLHPQTDEDIEECRWVPKSFIINYFDNMQPSVKDVLEAYLAHL; translated from the coding sequence ATGCAAAAGATTTACTTCTCAACCATTCCACTAATCATTACGTCTTCCAAAAAGCAATCTACCAATAGTAAAATCATTGAAAACGCCAATAAAGCAAGGATACAATCTGCACTTAAGGATCTCAGTCAAAATGATCAACAACTCGTTCTAATAACCGAAAATGTAGATCAGGAAATTGAACAGTTAAAGGCAGACTTTACAGTTATACAAGCTGCAGGCGGATTGGCCTATACCCCAAATGAGGAAGTACTTTTAATTTTCAGAAAAGGTAAATGGGATTTACCTAAAGGGAAATTAGATGACGGGGAAGAGCTAGAGGCCTGCGCCGTAAGAGAAGTAGAAGAAGAAACCGGAATACAAAATGTAGCCTTAGAAAGCTTTATTCAAAGGACCTATCATACTTACCAGGAACACGGTCAAGACATTTTAAAAGAAACGTTTTGGTATTATATGAAGGCCGAAAAACAGGACTTACATCCCCAAACTGATGAAGATATTGAAGAATGTCGTTGGGTTCCTAAGAGCTTTATTATCAATTATTTTGACAATATGCAGCCGTCAGTAAAAGATGTACTGGAAGCCTATTTAGCGCACTTATAA
- the pyrE gene encoding orotate phosphoribosyltransferase: protein MTDATISAEKLLQAQAVRLSPEQPFTWASGWKSPIYCDNRKLLSHPFIREYIKSELSNTIFEKFPDAELIAGVATAGIAWGALIADQLKLPFIYVRPKPKEHGLGNQIEGDYTAGQKTVVVEDLISTGKSSLQVVDVLKNSGLELAGMVSIFNYGFDAAKEAFDKAQVNVYSLTNYPTLLELALKKGIIKAEHQEVLLKWQNDPANWTGVY from the coding sequence ATGACAGATGCAACTATTAGTGCTGAGAAGCTATTGCAGGCGCAAGCCGTTCGCTTAAGCCCAGAGCAACCCTTTACTTGGGCAAGTGGCTGGAAAAGCCCTATTTATTGCGATAACCGCAAGCTTTTATCACATCCTTTTATTCGGGAATACATAAAAAGCGAACTCTCAAATACCATATTTGAGAAGTTTCCAGATGCAGAATTAATAGCAGGGGTGGCTACTGCAGGTATTGCCTGGGGAGCCTTAATTGCTGATCAATTGAAACTGCCTTTCATCTATGTTCGCCCTAAGCCCAAAGAGCATGGTTTAGGAAATCAAATAGAAGGGGATTATACAGCAGGCCAAAAAACGGTAGTAGTAGAAGATCTGATTTCTACTGGAAAAAGTAGCTTGCAAGTGGTTGACGTATTAAAAAATAGCGGCCTTGAATTAGCTGGTATGGTCTCTATATTCAACTACGGATTTGATGCTGCTAAAGAAGCATTTGACAAGGCCCAGGTTAACGTTTATTCCCTGACTAACTATCCTACACTGTTAGAATTAGCTCTTAAAAAAGGAATCATTAAGGCTGAACATCAGGAGGTTTTGTTAAAGTGGCAAAATGATCCGGCTAACTGGACTGGAGTTTATTAA
- a CDS encoding heavy-metal-associated domain-containing protein, translating into MKKFLLSLLTIILLYGAASAQTKAVQTAKISTPTIQCDMCKSKIETYLKRYDGISSINVNVKKKEVTVKYITDRINEEEIKTAIANAGYDAGDIPANEDSYKRLPKCCKKPEDGGGMKKE; encoded by the coding sequence ATGAAGAAATTCTTGCTATCTCTTCTAACGATTATCCTGCTTTATGGTGCAGCTTCTGCACAAACAAAAGCTGTTCAAACGGCTAAGATCAGTACGCCAACGATTCAGTGCGATATGTGTAAATCAAAGATTGAAACGTATTTAAAACGTTATGATGGTATCAGTTCAATCAATGTGAATGTGAAAAAGAAAGAAGTGACTGTTAAGTACATTACTGACCGTATTAATGAAGAGGAAATTAAAACCGCCATAGCCAATGCGGGCTATGATGCCGGTGATATTCCTGCCAATGAAGATTCTTACAAACGCTTACCCAAGTGCTGCAAAAAGCCTGAAGACGGCGGTGGAATGAAGAAAGAATAA
- a CDS encoding LEA type 2 family protein yields the protein MKIYSLLIALLLAFLSSCTDIKDPQFRRLEDFGIRKINFINADIGFNVVCYNPNSFGLTAKETALDVYVDSIYLGKFIQPQTTEVSKNAEFIIPLEGKIDIASALKLNRKDLLNREILLRANGNIKVGKAGVYITKDINYSGRHRLDSTLLKNPAAAGLGL from the coding sequence ATGAAGATTTACAGCCTCCTAATCGCCCTCCTATTAGCCTTCCTGAGCTCCTGCACCGATATAAAAGATCCTCAGTTTAGAAGATTGGAAGATTTTGGAATACGAAAAATCAACTTTATAAATGCTGATATTGGCTTCAATGTAGTTTGTTATAACCCCAATTCATTTGGCCTTACTGCCAAAGAGACAGCGTTAGATGTGTATGTAGATTCTATCTATTTAGGCAAGTTCATCCAACCGCAAACAACAGAAGTTTCCAAAAATGCAGAGTTCATAATTCCACTAGAAGGGAAAATAGATATAGCCAGTGCCCTCAAATTGAACCGGAAAGATTTATTAAATAGAGAGATATTATTGCGGGCAAATGGAAATATTAAGGTGGGGAAAGCCGGCGTTTATATAACTAAGGATATAAATTATTCCGGCCGACATAGGCTTGATTCAACCCTATTAAAAAACCCAGCCGCAGCTGGGTTAGGTTTATAA